The following coding sequences are from one Lolium rigidum isolate FL_2022 chromosome 6, APGP_CSIRO_Lrig_0.1, whole genome shotgun sequence window:
- the LOC124665064 gene encoding pyridoxine/pyridoxamine 5'-phosphate oxidase 2-like isoform X2, with product MAGGGAAASALSSTWRTLLQRALDANAHLKHSTFFQLATVGEGGRPANRTVVFRGFQEHCDKIQIHTDARSNKVGELKEWPLSEICWYFTDSWEQFRISGIVDVIDGSSSDPAKLQREKTWFASSMKTRSQYLGEPWPGVPVAEDNLDPSAGPVDAYCLLTLDPEKVDYVNLKSNQKLMFRRTQEGDHSSDWIAEKASL from the exons ATGGctggcggtggcgccgccgcgtcGGCTCTTTCGAGCACCTGGAGGACGCTGCTGCAGCGAGCGCTGGACGCCAACGCCCATCTGAAGCACTCCACCTTCTTCCAGCTT GCCACGGTGGGAGAAGGCGGCAGGCCGGCGAATCGGACCGTCGTATTCAG GGGGTTCCAGGAACACTGTGACAAGATTCAGATTCATACAGATGCGCGGAGTAACAAG GTTGGTGAGCTCAAGGAGTGGCCCCTCAGTGAG ATATGCTGGTATTTCACTGATTCGTGGGAACAGTTCCGTATCAGCGGTATCGTAGATGTGATTGATGGTTCCAGCTCAGACCCTGCCAAGCTCCAG CGAGAGAAGACTTGGTTTGCTAGTTCAATGAAGACAAGATCGCAATACTTAGGAGAGCCATGGCCAGGGGTTCCCGTCGCAGAGGATAATCTCGATCCATCGGCTGGCCCAGTTGACGCCTATTGTCTTCTGACCCTTGATCCAGAAAAG GTTGATTATGTGAACCTGAAAAGTAATCAGAAGCTGATGTTCAGAAGAACCCAGGAAGGAGATCATTCCAGTGACTGGATTGCTGAAAAAGCTAGCCTCTAA
- the LOC124665064 gene encoding pyridoxine/pyridoxamine 5'-phosphate oxidase 2-like isoform X1, giving the protein MAGGGAAASALSSTWRTLLQRALDANAHLKHSTFFQLATVGEGGRPANRTVVFRGFQEHCDKIQIHTDARSNKVGELKEWPLSEICWYFTDSWEQFRISGIVDVIDGSSSDPAKLQQREKTWFASSMKTRSQYLGEPWPGVPVAEDNLDPSAGPVDAYCLLTLDPEKVDYVNLKSNQKLMFRRTQEGDHSSDWIAEKASL; this is encoded by the exons ATGGctggcggtggcgccgccgcgtcGGCTCTTTCGAGCACCTGGAGGACGCTGCTGCAGCGAGCGCTGGACGCCAACGCCCATCTGAAGCACTCCACCTTCTTCCAGCTT GCCACGGTGGGAGAAGGCGGCAGGCCGGCGAATCGGACCGTCGTATTCAG GGGGTTCCAGGAACACTGTGACAAGATTCAGATTCATACAGATGCGCGGAGTAACAAG GTTGGTGAGCTCAAGGAGTGGCCCCTCAGTGAG ATATGCTGGTATTTCACTGATTCGTGGGAACAGTTCCGTATCAGCGGTATCGTAGATGTGATTGATGGTTCCAGCTCAGACCCTGCCAAGCTCCAG CAGCGAGAGAAGACTTGGTTTGCTAGTTCAATGAAGACAAGATCGCAATACTTAGGAGAGCCATGGCCAGGGGTTCCCGTCGCAGAGGATAATCTCGATCCATCGGCTGGCCCAGTTGACGCCTATTGTCTTCTGACCCTTGATCCAGAAAAG GTTGATTATGTGAACCTGAAAAGTAATCAGAAGCTGATGTTCAGAAGAACCCAGGAAGGAGATCATTCCAGTGACTGGATTGCTGAAAAAGCTAGCCTCTAA
- the LOC124662952 gene encoding purple acid phosphatase 23-like, with translation MADSGTNAGHLHHRHHHCLLLLLLLLLLPCHQFASHLVDGGGIPTTLDGPFTPVTRAFDRSLRQGSADVPLSDPRLAPRARPPSPEQIALAASADPTSLWVSWVTGRAQVGSHLTPLDPAAVRSDVWYGERAGHQPRVATGSAEVYSQLYPYPGLLNYTSGVIHHVRLVNLTPSTRYYYRCGDSSLLLEGGLSDERSFRTLPAPAPDAYPRRVAVVGDLGLTGNSTSTVDHLAKNDPSLILMVGDMTYANQYLTTGGAGVPCFSCSFPDAPIRESYQPRWDGWGRFMEPLTSRVPMMVIEGNHEMEPQGRGGAVTFASYSARFAVPADESGSGTKFYYSFDAGGIHFIMLGAYVDYNRTGPQYSWLEKDLQRVDRGVTPWVVASWHSPWYNSYASHYQEFECMRQQMEGLLYQHGVDIVFSGHVHAYERMNRVFNYTLDTCGPVYITIGDGGNIEKIDIDHADDPGKCPSPGDNTPEFGGICHLNFTSGPAKGRFCWQRQPEWSAFRESSFGHGILEVVNSTYALWTWHRNQDTYGEDSVGDQIYIVRQPEECLMQSRSVTSLE, from the exons ATGGCCGACAGCGGAACCAATgccggccacctccaccaccgacaccaccattgcctcctcctcctcctcctcctattgCTACTGCCATGCCATCAGTTCGCCTCCCatctcgtcgatggcggcggcattCCGACCACGCTGGACGGGCCGTTCACGCCGGTCACCCGCGCATTCGATCGCTCGCTCCGGCAGGGCAGCGCGGACGTCCCGCTCTCCGACCCTCGACTGGCCCCCCGCGCGCGCCCGCCGTCCCCGGAGCAGATCGCgctcgccgcctccgccgaccCCACCTCCCTCTGGGTCTCCTGGGTGACCGGCCGCGCCCAGGTGGGCTCCCACCTCACCCCGCTCGACCCCGCCGCCGTCCGCAGCGATGTCTGGTACGGCGAGCGCGCCGGCCACCAACCGCGCGTGGCCACCGGCTCAGCGGAGGTGTACAGCCAGCTGTACCCGTACCCGGGCCTCCTCAACTACACCTCCGGCGTCATCCACCACGTCCGCCTCGTCAACCTGACGCCGTCCACCCGCTACTACTACCGCTGCGGCGACAGCTCCCTCCTCCTCGAGGGCGGACTCAGCGACGAGCGTTCCTTTCGGACGCTGCCGGCTCCAGCGCCGGACGCGTACCCTCGCCGCGTCGCGGTGGTCGGGGACCTGGGCCTCACCGGCAACTCAACCTCCACCGTCGACCACCTCGCCAAGAACGACCCGTCCCTAATCCTGATGGTCGGCGACATGACGTACGCCAACCAGTACCTCACCACCGGCGGCGCAGGCGTGCCCTGCTTCTCCTGCTCCTTCCCTGATGCCCCGATCCGGGAGTCCTACCAGCCACGATGGGACGGCTGGGGAAG ATTCATGGAACCGCTCACGTCGAGGGTCCCGATGATGGTCATCGAAGGGAACCACGAGATGGAGCCgcaggggcgcggcggcgcggtgacGTTCGCCTCCTACTCGGCGCGCTTCGCCGTGCCGGCCGACGAGTCCGGCTCCGGGACCAAGTTCTACTACTCCTTTGACGCCGGCGGTATCCACTTCATCATGCTCGGCGCATACGTCGACTACAATCGCACTG GACCTCAGTACTCGTGGTTAGAGAAGGATCTGCAGAGAGTTGATCGAGGAGTCACCCCGTGGGTCGTTGCTTCTTGGCACTCGCCCTGGTATAACAGCTACGCCTCCCACTACCAGGAGTTCGAGTGCATGAGGCAGCAAATGGAAGGACTCCTCTACCAGCATGGCGTCGACATTGTCTTCTCAGGACAT GTACACGCATATGAAAGGATGAACCGGGTATTCAACTACACGCTCGACACCTGTGGACCGGTTTACATTACAATCGGAGATGGCGGTAACATTGAGAAAATCGACATTGATCATGCGGATGATCCTGGAAAGTGTCCCTCCCCAGGTGACAACACCCCTGAATTTGGTGGGATCTGCCATCTGAACTTCACATCAGGTCCTGCGAAAGGGAGGTTTTGCTGGCAGAGACAGCCGGAATGGAGCGCGTTCCGGGAAAGCAGTTTCGGCCACGGGATTTTAGAG GTTGTGAATTCGACATATGCCTTGTGGACATGGCACCGTAACCAGGATACATATGGAGAAGATAGTGTAGGGGATCAGATCTACATAGTAAGGCAACCCGAGGAGTGTCTAATGCAGTCTAGGAGTGTGACTTCACTCGAATAG